CGACGACACCAACCGATGACCTCGTCCGTCGGAGTCACGAACGAACGCACGCTGTCGGCCGCGATCATCGTCATCGCGCTCCTCGGAGCCGTGATCGGCGGAGTCGGTGCTCCGCTCATCACCTCGGCAGCCCTCGAACTCGACGTCCCGCTCGAAGCAGCCCAGTGGACTCTCACTCTCACGCTGTCCTCCGGAGCCGTCACAGCGCCAGTGCTCGGCCGCCTCGGCGCAGGTCCGTACCGCCGCCAGACCGTCCTCATCGCGCTCGGACTCGTCACCCTCGGCGGCCTTCTCACCGCACTGCCTGCAACGCTGACGGTGCTGCTGATCGGACGAGGACTGCAGGGGCTGGGGCTCGGAGTGACGCCCCTGCTCATGGCTGTCGCCCGCGACAATCTCGAGTCGGACCGAGCCGAACGCACCATCTCCACGGTCTCGGTCGCATCGACCGTCGGCATCGGTGTCGCCTACCCCCTGATGGGACTCCTCGACGAGGCAGCCGGTCTGCGCATCGCCTACGGACTCGGCTTCCTCCTGTCGCTGACCGCGACACTCATCGCGTGGCGAACAGTTCCCGCCAGCGACTTCCGTCGCTGCGTCCCGATCGATCTCACGGGTGCCGCATTGCTGGGCATCGGCGTCCTCGGACTGCTCATCGCCGTCGCCCAGCCAGCGGTCTGGGAGCCTGTATGGCTCGGCGGAGCGATCCTCGGCATCGCCGCCGCGGCATTCGCCGCTTGGACAGTGGTCGAGCGCCGGACACCCTCCCCTCTCGTCGACCTGCGTCTCTTCCTCGATAGCAATGTCCTCCGCTCGAATGCGGCAATGCTCGCCTCGGGAATCGCCATGTATCTGCTCTTCTCGCTGCTCACCCGCTATGTCCAGACTCCTGCCGACTCCGGTTACGGCTTCGGCCTGTCCGGCCTGGCCGCCGGGGCAGCACTCATCCCGTTCTCGGCGCTCGGCTTCGTCGCCGGCCGGATCACTCCCCGACTGTCGAAATCGACCTCACCACGGACGACGTTCACCGTCCACTCCGTCGTAATCGTGTCGGCGATGATCGTCTTCGCACTCGCGGCAGAGTCTCTGACCGCCGTCCTGGCGGCGATGAGCCTGCTCGGTTTCGGAGTCGGTGGGATCTCGGCGATCATGCCGCGCCTCGTACTCACCGGAGTGCCGAAGTCGGAGACCTCGAGCGTGCTTGCGATCAATCAGATCGTTCGGTCCACCGGTTTCAGCATCGGCAGTGCTGTGGCTGGTCTGCTGCTGGCCTTCGCCACCCATGGCAGCGGCGTGTTCCCACCGCAGTCCGCTTACAGCGCCAGCGCACTGTGGGCCCTGCCGCTGGTGGTGCTCAGCGTCGCCATCATTGCAATCCCCAGGCGCCCCGTGCGCTGAGGGCCGTGCCTCTCAGATGAATCTCCTACCTCGCCGAGGTGGCTCCGCGTTCGGCGACCACCGTCTCCAGAATATCCCGGATCCACCCGACAGCAGCCGGGACCGGGCCTGCGCGGGTGACGAACGAGACGCGACGCCGTCCCAAGTCCTGCTCGGCCGGTCTGACGGCGACGTCGAAACCCGTGTCGACCGCCGCCTCGGTGGTCAGTGCGCAGCCGAGCCCCTCGGCGACGAGACCGTGGATCATGTAGAGATCGTCGCTGCGCATGAGCTCACGCACCTCGAGGCTGAGCGATCGGTAGACCCGGTTGAGCACACGTGTCGAGGCCTCTGACTCATTGCGGCTGAAGATCCAGGCGGTCTCGCCCATCTGCGAGAAGTCCAGCACATCGTGGGCGGCCAACTCCCCGTCACGGGCGACCATCACGCGATAGGGCTCCTCGAGCAGGGTGCGCAGCTTCAGCTCGGGCCCGGCGAATTCGGGCAGCTCGGGAACGTCGTAGATGAGGCCGGCGTGGATCTCACCGGTGTGCAACATGCGGACAACCTCGGTGGGTTCGGCCTCGACGACCTCGACGTGCACGGACCGACGCCGCTGCAACTCGGCGATCGCCGCCGGCAGCAGCCGCGACCCGATCGAGGAGAAGGTGCCGACGCGCAGTGTCACGACTCCGGCGTCGCGCTGCGCAGTCACGATCCTCTCAGCCCGATCGATGCGGGCCAGGACCGGTTCGATCTCCGCGGCGAAGGAATCGCCCAGCGGGGTGAGTCGGACGCCCCTGCGAGTACGGTCGACGAGTTTTATCCGCAGGTGGGATTCGAGGGTGCGCAGGTGATGGGTCACGGTCGGGACTCCGTGGCCGAGCACCTCGGCGGCGCGATTGAGGCTCCCCTCGGCCCTGATAGCCAGGAGCACCCGGAACTGCTGCAGATTCATCATGATAGACACTATGACACTGTGGACGATTTCTTGCTATATCGTAGTCATCCAGTCATTCCTAATGTGGGTCCTATGCGAGCCGATACCGACCTTCACTTCGACACAACCGCAGCCATCGACCCTCGCCAGCACACGGCCCCCTACGCCGAGGCAGTCCGCTCCCTGGCAGCCGAGGACTGGCAGCGCCTGCACGTGCCCGCCCATCAGGGCAGCCGCGATCATGCTCCCGGTCTGGCCGAAGTCGTCGGCGAAGCCGGCATGGGCATCGACTTCCCCGTGCTCTTCAGCGGCGTCGACCAGGAGAACTGGCGCATGATCAACCATGATCGCGTCACCCCGATCCTGGCCGCCCAGCGGCTGGCCGCCGAGGCCTGGGGAGCGTCCCGCACCTGGTTCCTCACCAACGGCGCCTCGGGTGGCAACCACATCGCCACGACCATCGTGCGCGGACTCGGGCGCGAATTCGTCGTCCAGCGCAGCGTCCACTCCTCCGTCATCGACGGCGTCACCCACGCCGAACTGCGCCCGCACTTCGTCCACGGCCGCGTCGATCCCGGCCTCGGCTCCTCCCACGGCGTCACCCCGGCCCAGGTCGAATCCGCCCTGACCGAGCACCCGGGCTCCGCCGCCGTGTACCTCGTCTCCCCCAGCTACTTCGGTGCCGTGGCCGACATCGCCGCCATCGCCGAGGTGGCGCATCGTCATGGTGTTCCCCTCATCGTCGATGAGGCCTGGGCGTCCCACTTCGGAATGCACTCGATTCTGCCCGTCAATGCGGTCCGCCTCGGCGCCGATCTCGTCATCTCGAGCACCCACAAGGGTGCCGGCTCGCTCGCGCAGTCCGCGATGGTCCACCTCGGTCACGGTCCGCTGGCCCAGCACATCGAGACGCTGGTCGATCGGGTCGTGAAGTCGTACCAGTCGACCTCGTCCAGTGCGATCCTGCTGTCTTCGCTCGACGAGGCGCGCCGTCACCTCGTCACCCACCCCGAGGCGATCGAGTCGGCACTGGGCACCGCCGAGGAGATCCGGAACCGAATCCGCGACGACTCCAGGTTCCGCGACGCGACTCCCGACATCCTCGGCGGTGATGACGCGATCGACAACGACCCGTTCAAGGTCGTCATCGACACTCGCGGGGCAGGCATCACCGGCGAGGATGCCCAATACCGGCTCATCCGTGACCACCGGATCTACTGCGAACTGGCCACGCCCTCGGCGCTGCTGCTGCTCATCGGCGCCACCTCACCCGTCGACGTCGACCGATTCTGGACGGCGCTGCAGGCGCTGCCGACGTCGGCCTCCGAGCCGGAGCGACCCATCGTCCTGCCCGGCAGCTGCGAGAAGCGTCTCGAGATCAGCGACGCCTACTTCGCTGAGGCTCAGACGGTCCCTTTCGCCGAGGCGGTCGGTCGGATCTCCGCCGATGCCTTGGCCGCGTACCCGCCCGGTGTGCCCAATGTTCTTCCCGGTGAGGTGCTCAGCGCCGAGGTCGTCGAGTTCCTCCGCGCGACCGCCGTTGCCCCTTCGGGCTACGTCCGCGGTGCCCAGGATTCGCGGATGGACACATTCAACGTCGTGGCCGAGATACGCTGAAGCATCGCCGCTGCGCGTCCACTCCACCTGCACAGATGCCAAGTAGGCTCCGGTAACGTGAAGGGCATGCCCACGACCGACTCGCCGACAGCCTCTCTGCCCATCACCGAACTCGAAACGCTGTGCTCGTCAGCGATTGTGTCTGCGGGTGGTTCACCGGCGTTGGCCGATTCCCTCGCCGCCGCCACCGTGGCGGCCGAACGGCGGGGCAAGACACAGGTCGGAACCGCACACCTCTTCGACTACCTCGACGGACTCGAAGCCGGACGCATCAACGGCTCCGCCGAACCTCGACACACCAGCCGCCTGCCGGCCGCGCATCACGTCGACGCCGATCGCGGCATCACCCAGCTCGCCTTCGACGAGGCGTTCGAGGAATTCACCGAGGCTGTCGAGACTTTCGGGATCTCGATCCTCAACATCGCGAATGCTTTCCCTGCTGGAGAGCTCGGGTACTACACGGTCCGCCTCGCCCAGAGAGGGCTCGTCACCCTGGCCGGAGCCAACTCCCCGGCGCTCATGTCGCTCTTCGGTTCATCGGAGCCCGTGACGGGAACGAATCCCCTCTCCTTCGCCGTCCCCCATGTCGGCGGCCCGCGCATGTTCGATCAGGCGAGCAGCGAGACTGCCTGGGTGAATATCCGCGACGCAGCCGATCGCGGCGCATCGATCCCCGAAGGCTGGGCCCAGGGCCAGGGCGGTGCAGCCACGCTAGATGCCGAAACCGCACTCGCCGGCTCGCTGTTGCCATTCGGCGGTGTCAAGGGAAGCAACCTCGCCCTCATGATCGAACTTCTCGCCGTCCAGGGTGGCAGCCGATTCTCCGTCGACGCCCCGGTCATCGACGAAGGGAACGAGAACCCGGAGACCGGACTCTTCGTCATTGCGATCGCCCCGGATGCCTTCGACCCGGGGTACACCCAGTGGGTCGAAGAACACCTGGAGCGCCTCGACCGCGACTTCGGCATCGCCTTCGGACGCAAACGCAACAACGAGCTCATCGAGCTGCCTCGCGATATCCACACGGCCCTCGTCGAACGCTCCCGAGCATGATACGACGAGCGGCCCAGTAAGCGCCGTGCAGCCCGTTGAGCACCGTGAGGCGACCCGCGCTCCGAAAGCAGACGCACGACCTCTGCTCTCGGCGCTCCGTCATACTTTCGGTGAAGTTTCGATCGCGCCCGCCGCTCCTCACCGCAGGACGACGGTCCGCTTCCCCGAGAGGAACACGCGTCCGTCGGCGTGCCACTTCACGGCATTGGACAGGGCTTTGCACTCGGCGTCGCGTCCGGCGGCGACGAGGTCCTGCGGGCCGAAGGAGTGATCGACGTCGACGAGCTGCTGAGCGATGATCGGGCCCTCATCGAGTTCGCTGTTGACGAAGTGCGCGGTCGCACCCACGATCTTGACTCCCCGCTCCCAGGCCTGGTGATAGGGCTTGGCTCCCTTGAACGAGGGCAGGAACGAGTGGTGGATGTTGATCGCACGCCCTGTGAGCTCGCGCGCCAGGTCGTCGGAGAGCACCTGCATGTAGCGGGCGAGCACGACGAGGTCGACTTCGAAGCGGTCGACGAGTTCGAGCAGCTTCGCCTCGGCCTCGGGCTTGGTCTCCTTGGTCACCGGGATGCGGAAGAACGGGATGTGGTGCCATTCGACGAGTTCGCGGTGGTCGGGATGGTTCGACACCACGGCCGCGATCTCGATGGGCAGCTCGCCGATCTGAGCGCGGAACAGCAGGTCGTTGAGGCAGTGTTCGAACTTCGAGACCATGACGAGCACCCGCCGCTTCTCTCCCTGCGGCCACAGCTGCCAGTTCGCGTCGAACTCGGTGCCGATGGCCTCGAAGTCCCGGCGCAGGTCATCGATCGCACCGTTCGAGCCTTCCTCGATGCTGAAGTCGATGCGCAGGAACAGTCGTTCGGCGTACTGATCGTCGAACTGCTTGAGCTCCTTGATGTCGCCTCCGTGCGTGAGGAGGGCACCGGTGACGGAATGGAGAATGCCCGGGCGTTCGTCGCATTCGAGGGTGAAGATGTAGTCCTGCATGTCCATGTCTTCCTGTTCGGTCGTGCGAAGTCTGATGTGGCACGAGTTCTGTGATGGTGCCGAATTCCGTCCGGCAGTGGCAGTGCACCTGTACAGCCCGAGAGATCGTTCTGCTCAGCATTCGATGACGTTGACGGCGAGCCCGCCGCGTGAGGTCTCCTTGTACTTCGATTTCATGTCCGCACCGGTCTGGCGCATCGTCTCGATCGCCTGATCGAGACTCACCCGGTGACTGCCGTCGCCGTGCATGGCCAGCCTAGCCGCGTTGATCGCCTTCACCGAGGCGATGGCGTTGCGTTCGATGCAGGGAACCTGGACGAGGCCGCCGACCGGGTCGCAGGTCAACCCCAGATTGTGTTCGAGACCGATCTCGGCGGCGTTCTCGACCTGCTCGGGAGTCCCGCCGAGGACTGCGCACAGCCCGGCGGCAGCCATCGCACACGCGGATCCGACCTCGCCCTGGCAGCCGACCTCGGCACCGGAGATCGAGGCGTTGCGCTTGAACAGGAGCCCGATCGCACCGGCCGTGAGCAGGAACGTCACGACTGCGTCGTCGCTCGCCCGCCCGGCCTCGGCGAGACTCCCCGATGCCTCTGCGTTCACCGCGTCGACATCGCCGACGACGAACCGATCCATGTAGTGCAACACTGCGGGGATGATGCCTGCTGCCCCATTCGTCGGCGCGGTGACGATCCGCCCGCCCGAGGCGTTCTCCTCGTTGACGGCGAGCGCATAGAGGTTGACCCATTCGAGGGCGTCGAGGGACCCCGATGCCCGGTACTCGGCCGCCTCGAGCCTCGCACGCAGCTCAGGTGCCCGTCGCCTGACCTTGAGGTCGCCGGGCAGTTCCGTCTCGTTCCGGGTGCATCCGTTGTGCACGCATTCGCGCATCACCGCCCAGATGTCGAGCAGCTGTTTGCGCAGGAGCTCCTCGTCCTGACGTTCTCCTTCGTTGACGGCCATGAGTTCGGCGATGGACAGATCATGCTCACGGCACAGTTCGAGCAGTTCGTCGGCCGCCGAGAACTCGAGGCGATCGGGTGTGTCCGCAGCTTCGAGGGCCATCTCGTCCTCGGTGACGACGAACCCTCCTCCGATCGAGTAGTACTCACGGTCGATGACCTCCCCGTCCACCTCGGCGCTGATCCGCATCCCGTTGGGGTGGCCGGGAAGGGATTCGCGCGGATGAAGGGTGAGGTCGTTCTGCCGATCGAAGGCAACGACCCGTCGCCCGCCGAGGTGGAGCCTGCCCTGATCGCGCACCTCGGCGACCAGCGGTGCCACGCTGTCCGGGTCGAGGGTCTCCGGTTCCATGCCGCTGAGTCCGGCCAGGACGGCGGAGTCCGATCCATGGCCGATCCCGGTCGCACCGAGGGACCCGAACAGGCCGACCCTGATCCTGTCGACTCGCTCGAGCTTTCCCTCGGCGCCCAGCTCATCGACGAAACGCACTGCCGCTCGCATCGGCCCCACGGTGTGCGAGGAGGAGGGGCCGATGCCGATGGAGAAGAGGTCGAGGACGCCGAGTGCCATCAGCCGGTCCCCTCCTCCGCCGCAGGGCTGCCGACGACACCCGAGGCGCTGTCGTCGACATTCGCCGCGCCGCCGTCTGCGACGAACTCCGCCATTCCGTCGAGCAGCCAGCGGACGGTGAAGTCAGCGAAGCTCGCCCGCGGGTACACACGGTATTCGAGGTCCGCAGCATGGTGCAGGATGACCGGCACCGGCCCCAGCTGGGTGACGATCGCCGTGCCCACACCGAAGGCGCGGGGGTGGAGGTCGGCACGCACGCTCTTCTCGAGGACTTCACAGGCCTTCGACCCGGACAGCTCGATGATCGTGCGATTCGCGGACAGATCCACGGCCTGTCCCGGCAGCCCTTCGAGTGCCGCCTCGGCGACGAGGGTCTCGCCCGGACGCTGTTGTCGGGAGACGTCGACGGCGAGGAACTCATCGGGACTGAGCCAGATCGCATGCAGGCCGGCCGAGTCTCCGGTGACTTCCCCGACCTCCCGGGGCAGGCTGATCCCGAGCGCGGATTCGAGTGCGTCGGCCGAGTCGGTCCCAGGGGTGCATCTCAGTCCGATCTGGACGGTGAACGCTCGTTCGCGCAGACCCACGACCCGACCTCCCGCCTCGGTGGCGGTGGCCATCTCCTCGGTAAGATGCGCGGCGGGTGAGACGCGCAGGGCGTTGATCTCGTCAATGGTCTCGAGTGTCTGTGCGCTGTGGGTTGTTTCAGCCATCGCGGCGGTTCCCTTCTGGATCGTAGAAGACGGGAGAGGTGATCTCGACGTCGACCAAGCTGTCGCCGATCGGGGACTTGACGATCTCGCCCGCCCGGTTCCGGCCGTTCTCGACGAGTGCGAGGCCGAAGGGCCTCTCCAGGCTCGAGGAGAGGTAGGAGGAGGTGACGTGGCCGATCATCGGGACCGGTCCCGCCTCGGGAGTGACCGGGGTGCCCGAGGTGATGAGCTGCGCACCCTCGGCCAGTCGGGTCGTGCCGTCGACGGGGAGGACCCCGACGAGGTGCTTGCGGTCCTCGCGAGCGGTGTCGACTCGTGAGTACGAGCGCTTGCCGATGAAGTCCTTGAACTTCGACACGATCCAGTC
The Brevibacterium marinum genome window above contains:
- a CDS encoding MFS transporter, whose amino-acid sequence is MTSSVGVTNERTLSAAIIVIALLGAVIGGVGAPLITSAALELDVPLEAAQWTLTLTLSSGAVTAPVLGRLGAGPYRRQTVLIALGLVTLGGLLTALPATLTVLLIGRGLQGLGLGVTPLLMAVARDNLESDRAERTISTVSVASTVGIGVAYPLMGLLDEAAGLRIAYGLGFLLSLTATLIAWRTVPASDFRRCVPIDLTGAALLGIGVLGLLIAVAQPAVWEPVWLGGAILGIAAAAFAAWTVVERRTPSPLVDLRLFLDSNVLRSNAAMLASGIAMYLLFSLLTRYVQTPADSGYGFGLSGLAAGAALIPFSALGFVAGRITPRLSKSTSPRTTFTVHSVVIVSAMIVFALAAESLTAVLAAMSLLGFGVGGISAIMPRLVLTGVPKSETSSVLAINQIVRSTGFSIGSAVAGLLLAFATHGSGVFPPQSAYSASALWALPLVVLSVAIIAIPRRPVR
- a CDS encoding LysR family transcriptional regulator; protein product: MMNLQQFRVLLAIRAEGSLNRAAEVLGHGVPTVTHHLRTLESHLRIKLVDRTRRGVRLTPLGDSFAAEIEPVLARIDRAERIVTAQRDAGVVTLRVGTFSSIGSRLLPAAIAELQRRRSVHVEVVEAEPTEVVRMLHTGEIHAGLIYDVPELPEFAGPELKLRTLLEEPYRVMVARDGELAAHDVLDFSQMGETAWIFSRNESEASTRVLNRVYRSLSLEVRELMRSDDLYMIHGLVAEGLGCALTTEAAVDTGFDVAVRPAEQDLGRRRVSFVTRAGPVPAAVGWIRDILETVVAERGATSAR
- a CDS encoding aminotransferase class I/II-fold pyridoxal phosphate-dependent enzyme; the encoded protein is MRADTDLHFDTTAAIDPRQHTAPYAEAVRSLAAEDWQRLHVPAHQGSRDHAPGLAEVVGEAGMGIDFPVLFSGVDQENWRMINHDRVTPILAAQRLAAEAWGASRTWFLTNGASGGNHIATTIVRGLGREFVVQRSVHSSVIDGVTHAELRPHFVHGRVDPGLGSSHGVTPAQVESALTEHPGSAAVYLVSPSYFGAVADIAAIAEVAHRHGVPLIVDEAWASHFGMHSILPVNAVRLGADLVISSTHKGAGSLAQSAMVHLGHGPLAQHIETLVDRVVKSYQSTSSSAILLSSLDEARRHLVTHPEAIESALGTAEEIRNRIRDDSRFRDATPDILGGDDAIDNDPFKVVIDTRGAGITGEDAQYRLIRDHRIYCELATPSALLLLIGATSPVDVDRFWTALQALPTSASEPERPIVLPGSCEKRLEISDAYFAEAQTVPFAEAVGRISADALAAYPPGVPNVLPGEVLSAEVVEFLRATAVAPSGYVRGAQDSRMDTFNVVAEIR
- a CDS encoding Ldh family oxidoreductase, whose protein sequence is MPTTDSPTASLPITELETLCSSAIVSAGGSPALADSLAAATVAAERRGKTQVGTAHLFDYLDGLEAGRINGSAEPRHTSRLPAAHHVDADRGITQLAFDEAFEEFTEAVETFGISILNIANAFPAGELGYYTVRLAQRGLVTLAGANSPALMSLFGSSEPVTGTNPLSFAVPHVGGPRMFDQASSETAWVNIRDAADRGASIPEGWAQGQGGAATLDAETALAGSLLPFGGVKGSNLALMIELLAVQGGSRFSVDAPVIDEGNENPETGLFVIAIAPDAFDPGYTQWVEEHLERLDRDFGIAFGRKRNNELIELPRDIHTALVERSRA
- the purU gene encoding formyltetrahydrofolate deformylase — protein: MQDYIFTLECDERPGILHSVTGALLTHGGDIKELKQFDDQYAERLFLRIDFSIEEGSNGAIDDLRRDFEAIGTEFDANWQLWPQGEKRRVLVMVSKFEHCLNDLLFRAQIGELPIEIAAVVSNHPDHRELVEWHHIPFFRIPVTKETKPEAEAKLLELVDRFEVDLVVLARYMQVLSDDLARELTGRAINIHHSFLPSFKGAKPYHQAWERGVKIVGATAHFVNSELDEGPIIAQQLVDVDHSFGPQDLVAAGRDAECKALSNAVKWHADGRVFLSGKRTVVLR
- a CDS encoding L-serine ammonia-lyase, with translation MALGVLDLFSIGIGPSSSHTVGPMRAAVRFVDELGAEGKLERVDRIRVGLFGSLGATGIGHGSDSAVLAGLSGMEPETLDPDSVAPLVAEVRDQGRLHLGGRRVVAFDRQNDLTLHPRESLPGHPNGMRISAEVDGEVIDREYYSIGGGFVVTEDEMALEAADTPDRLEFSAADELLELCREHDLSIAELMAVNEGERQDEELLRKQLLDIWAVMRECVHNGCTRNETELPGDLKVRRRAPELRARLEAAEYRASGSLDALEWVNLYALAVNEENASGGRIVTAPTNGAAGIIPAVLHYMDRFVVGDVDAVNAEASGSLAEAGRASDDAVVTFLLTAGAIGLLFKRNASISGAEVGCQGEVGSACAMAAAGLCAVLGGTPEQVENAAEIGLEHNLGLTCDPVGGLVQVPCIERNAIASVKAINAARLAMHGDGSHRVSLDQAIETMRQTGADMKSKYKETSRGGLAVNVIEC
- a CDS encoding sarcosine oxidase subunit gamma, producing MAETTHSAQTLETIDEINALRVSPAAHLTEEMATATEAGGRVVGLRERAFTVQIGLRCTPGTDSADALESALGISLPREVGEVTGDSAGLHAIWLSPDEFLAVDVSRQQRPGETLVAEAALEGLPGQAVDLSANRTIIELSGSKACEVLEKSVRADLHPRAFGVGTAIVTQLGPVPVILHHAADLEYRVYPRASFADFTVRWLLDGMAEFVADGGAANVDDSASGVVGSPAAEEGTG